One window of Quercus robur chromosome 12, dhQueRobu3.1, whole genome shotgun sequence genomic DNA carries:
- the LOC126708182 gene encoding uncharacterized protein LOC126708182, whose product MDGFGSSNGYGGGGGGGGDRRLEIVSGKGFNSNHVYATRIDSPDLPPVPYAMARASQDGSSKPWGFNDPEVKRKKRIAQYKVYTVEGKVKASFRNGFRWIKAKCSQIVRGY is encoded by the coding sequence ATGGATGGGTTCGGGTCGAGCAATGGGTACGGCGGCGGCGGAGGCGGAGGTGGAGACCGGAGGTTAGAGATTGTGAGTGGCAAGGGCTTTAACTCGAACCACGTGTACGCCACTCGGATTGACTCGCCGGATCTCCCACCGGTTCCGTACGCGATGGCTCGGGCGAGTCAGGACGGGTCGTCGAAACCGTGGGGCTTCAATGACCCGGAggtgaagaggaagaagaggatcGCTCAGTATAAGGTTTACACGGTCGAAGGTAAGGTCAAAGCTTCGTTCAGAAATGGGTTCCGTTGGATCAAGGCTAAGTGCTCTCAGATCGTCCGAGGTTACTAG